CTTCGGTGAAACGGGCTTCCAGGTTGCGGATGATCTGGCCCACAGTGGTCTCACCGTCCACCTCGCCGAGGATCGCCGCGGCGCTCGCGTTCAGCTTCACCATCCCTTCCGGATACAGCAGCACATGGGCTTCCTGCGCCGGCTCCCACTGGTAGCGAAAACCGGGACGCAGGCGCGGGATGCGGCTCATCATTGGCCGAGCCCCCGATGCCAGACCTGTTGATCGGTCACCGTGTGATACGGCGGCGTCCGGTGCATATAGGCCATCGTCAGGGCGTCGAGGATTGTCCATAAAATATCCAACTTGAATTGCAAAATGTCCAGCGCCCGTTGCTGTTGCTCCGGCGTGGTGAAGTGATCCAGGGTGATCGTCAGGCCATGCTCCACATCACGTCGGGCCTCGCCCAGGCGCTTGCGGAAGTAGCTATAGCCGGATTCCTCGATCCAGGGGTAGTGCTGCGGCCAGCTGTCCAGCCGGGATTGGTGGATCTCCGGGGCGAACAGCTCTGTCAGGGACGAGCAGGCCGCCTCCTGCCAACTCGCCCGGCGGGCAAAGTTGTAATAGGCGTCCACAGCAAATCGCACGCCGGGCAGCACGTGACGCTGGTCGATCACCTCGTCCCGGCTCAGACCCACGGCCTCGGCCAGGCTCAGCCAGGCTTCGATACCGCCGGGTTCTGTACCGTCGCCATCGTGGTCCAGCACCCGCTGCAGCCAGAGACGGCGCACTGCCGCATCAGGACAGTTGGCCATGATGGCCGCGTCCTTGCGGGGAATATTGACCTGGTAGTAGTAGCGATTGGCCACCCAGCCCTGGATCTGCTCGCGGGTGCATTCCCCGGCATACATCGCCTTATGGTAGGGATGATGGATGTGATAGTAGCGCCCCTTGTCCCGTAGTGCCTGTTCGAAGGAAGCGCGGTCAAGGGCCGGGTTCGGCGCGTTCATTCGTCACCTCCACCCAAATCCAGGTGCATACCGTCGTAGGCCACTTCGATGTTGTGGATCTTGAGGACGGCACGCTCCATCGAATCCTCGTCGAGGATCGGGTTGGTATTGTTGATGTGGATCAGGACCTTGCGGCTGGCCGGCATCGTATCGAGCAATTCGATCATGCCCCCCGGGCCATATTGCGCGAGGTGCCCCATCTCCTGACCGGTCTTGGTGCCCACTTCCTGGCGCTGCATCTCGTCGTCCTCCCAGACGGTGCCATCCACCAGCAGCACATCCGCATTGCGCATCCAGGCCTTCAGCCGGTCGTCTGGCTGCCCGAGCCCCGGTGCGTAGAGCACACGGGTGCCGGTGCGGGTATCTTCGATAAACAGGCCAACGTTGTCGCCTGGGATGGTCTTACCCCGGCGCGGGGAATAAGGCGGCGCGTTGGAATGCAGCGGAATCGCGGTCAGCTTCAGGGACGGCGCGGCGGGAATCCAGAACGATTCACTGTCCGCTGCCGGTATTTCCTTCCAGTTCAGCCCGCCATTCCAGTGCTTGAGCATGGGGAACAGCGGAAAGCCGGTGGACAGGTCCTCGTGCACCTGTGCCGTGCACCAGACATCGAGTGGACAGCCCTCGCGCAGGGTCAGCAGTCCGGTGGTATGGTCGATCTGGCTGTCCATCAGCAGGACCGCCTCAATGCCAGTGTCGCGCACGTGGCGGGCCGGTTGCAGCGGGGCGAAGTCCGCCAGCTGGGCGCGGATATCCGGTGATGCGTTACAAATGATCCAACGCTCGCCATCTTCGCTGATGGCGATCGAGGATTGGGTTCGGGGCGTCGCGTTCAGCGTACCCTTACGCAAGCCGTCGCAGT
The window above is part of the Marinobacter nanhaiticus D15-8W genome. Proteins encoded here:
- the pqqC gene encoding pyrroloquinoline-quinone synthase PqqC produces the protein MNAPNPALDRASFEQALRDKGRYYHIHHPYHKAMYAGECTREQIQGWVANRYYYQVNIPRKDAAIMANCPDAAVRRLWLQRVLDHDGDGTEPGGIEAWLSLAEAVGLSRDEVIDQRHVLPGVRFAVDAYYNFARRASWQEAACSSLTELFAPEIHQSRLDSWPQHYPWIEESGYSYFRKRLGEARRDVEHGLTITLDHFTTPEQQQRALDILQFKLDILWTILDALTMAYMHRTPPYHTVTDQQVWHRGLGQ
- the pqqB gene encoding pyrroloquinoline quinone biosynthesis protein PqqB — its product is MQIHVLGSAAGGGFPQWNCNCRNCDGLRKGTLNATPRTQSSIAISEDGERWIICNASPDIRAQLADFAPLQPARHVRDTGIEAVLLMDSQIDHTTGLLTLREGCPLDVWCTAQVHEDLSTGFPLFPMLKHWNGGLNWKEIPAADSESFWIPAAPSLKLTAIPLHSNAPPYSPRRGKTIPGDNVGLFIEDTRTGTRVLYAPGLGQPDDRLKAWMRNADVLLVDGTVWEDDEMQRQEVGTKTGQEMGHLAQYGPGGMIELLDTMPASRKVLIHINNTNPILDEDSMERAVLKIHNIEVAYDGMHLDLGGGDE
- the pqqD gene encoding pyrroloquinoline quinone biosynthesis peptide chaperone PqqD, which encodes MMSRIPRLRPGFRYQWEPAQEAHVLLYPEGMVKLNASAAAILGEVDGETTVGQIIRNLEARFTEAGDLTDDICQFLEEARDQHWISLE